The window TTACCGGACAAAACGCCACCCTTAAGCTTGAAGGGGGTCTGCGGATCCTTTTCATAGCGTGAAAGAACCTTTGCCGCAGAAACAGGGTCAGTATATGTCAATGCTACAGCAGTGGGACCGGCAAAATGTTCGCTTAATGCCAGTTTATCTGTGTCACGAACGGCAAGTTCAAGAAGTGTGTTTTTTACAACCCTGTACTCAACGTCAGCCTTACGAAGCTCATCTCTGAGTTCAGTGACTTTGCCAACTGACAAGCCACGAAAGTCAGCAAGAAACACGGCCTTGGCACGGTCAAGCTTGTCATGCAGTTCAGCGACAACCTGTTTTT is drawn from Geoanaerobacter pelophilus and contains these coding sequences:
- the rplJ gene encoding 50S ribosomal protein L10, translating into MNKDSKKQVVAELHDKLDRAKAVFLADFRGLSVGKVTELRDELRKADVEYRVVKNTLLELAVRDTDKLALSEHFAGPTAVALTYTDPVSAAKVLSRYEKDPQTPFKLKGGVLSGKTISVADIQALADLPSREVLLAKMLGSMNAPATNFVGVLAAVPGSFVRALNAIRIQKEG